One Rossellomorea aquimaris DNA window includes the following coding sequences:
- the hemL gene encoding glutamate-1-semialdehyde 2,1-aminomutase encodes MRSYEKSKQAFKEAVKLMPGGVNSPVRAFKSVKMDPIFMERGKGAKIYDIDGNEYIDYVLSWGPLILGHSNDRVVESIKKVAENGTSFGAPTEIENKLAELVIERVPSIEVVRMVSSGTEATMSALRLARGYTGRNKILKFEGCYHGHGDSLLIKAGSGVATLGLPDSPGVPEGVAKNTITVPYNDLESTRYAFEQFGDDIAGVIVEPVAGNMGVVPPQPGFLEGLREITENHGSLLIFDEVMTGFRVGYGCAQGYYNVTPDLTCLGKVIGGGLPVGAYGGKAEIMERIAPSGPIYQAGTLSGNPLAMTAGYETLSQLTPETYTEFARKADLLEEGLKKAAEKHNIPHRINRAGSMIGIFFTNEEVTNYEGAKSSDLEMFADYYHEMAQEGVFLPPSQFEGLFLSTAHTDKDIEKTLEAAEKAFEKISKK; translated from the coding sequence ATGCGTTCATATGAGAAATCGAAGCAAGCGTTTAAAGAAGCAGTAAAACTGATGCCTGGCGGAGTGAACAGTCCTGTACGGGCATTCAAATCCGTAAAAATGGATCCTATTTTCATGGAAAGAGGAAAAGGAGCTAAAATTTACGATATCGATGGAAATGAATATATTGACTATGTTCTTTCCTGGGGACCACTCATTCTTGGTCACAGCAATGACCGTGTGGTGGAATCCATCAAAAAGGTAGCGGAAAACGGGACAAGCTTCGGTGCCCCGACAGAGATTGAAAACAAACTTGCCGAACTAGTTATTGAAAGAGTTCCAAGTATCGAAGTGGTCCGTATGGTCTCCTCTGGTACGGAGGCGACGATGAGTGCCCTGCGTCTTGCGCGTGGATACACTGGACGCAATAAAATCCTCAAGTTCGAAGGCTGCTACCACGGTCATGGAGATTCCTTATTAATCAAGGCAGGATCAGGTGTTGCGACTCTCGGGTTGCCCGACAGCCCTGGTGTACCTGAAGGCGTAGCAAAGAATACGATTACGGTGCCTTATAATGACTTGGAAAGCACCCGTTATGCCTTTGAACAATTTGGTGATGACATCGCCGGTGTGATCGTAGAACCTGTTGCCGGCAATATGGGTGTCGTTCCACCTCAGCCCGGCTTCCTGGAAGGCCTTCGTGAAATAACGGAAAATCATGGTTCTTTGTTAATATTTGATGAAGTCATGACTGGATTCCGTGTCGGATACGGATGTGCCCAAGGCTATTACAATGTAACCCCGGACTTAACTTGTTTAGGAAAAGTCATTGGTGGAGGCCTGCCGGTAGGTGCATACGGAGGTAAAGCTGAAATCATGGAAAGAATCGCTCCAAGCGGTCCGATCTATCAAGCCGGAACCCTATCCGGAAATCCATTGGCCATGACAGCAGGATACGAAACCCTGAGCCAGCTGACTCCTGAAACGTACACAGAGTTCGCACGCAAAGCAGACCTGTTGGAAGAAGGATTAAAGAAAGCGGCAGAAAAGCATAACATCCCTCACAGAATCAATCGTGCCGGTTCCATGATCGGGATCTTCTTCACGAATGAAGAAGTAACCAACTACGAAGGCGCCAAGTCATCAGACCTGGAGATGTTTGCCGATTACTACCATGAAATGGCTCAGGAAGGTGTATTCTTACCACCTTCACAATTCGAAGGACTATTCTTGTCGACAGCTCACACAGATAAAGATATTGAAAAAACCCTTGAAGCAGCGGAAAAAGCGTTTGAGAAGATTAGTAAGAAGTAA
- a CDS encoding DUF5668 domain-containing protein, giving the protein MRQQQRIFPGMILIGFGAYFYLQQANIVLFQEFFTWPTLLMIVGLAFLGQGYGGRDYEAILPGTILVGFGLHFHVVNKLEIWPDHMGTFILIIALGFLLRYQKTRAGLFQGVLFLTLSIILLFYDKVVGWFGFIGGNVETAWEFWPIIIIGIGVYLLFIKKK; this is encoded by the coding sequence ATGAGACAACAACAAAGAATTTTCCCAGGAATGATTTTAATCGGCTTCGGAGCATACTTTTACTTACAACAAGCGAACATTGTCCTGTTTCAGGAGTTTTTCACATGGCCGACATTATTGATGATTGTTGGACTGGCTTTTCTCGGACAAGGATATGGAGGGAGAGATTATGAAGCCATATTACCGGGTACGATCCTCGTTGGATTCGGTCTCCACTTTCATGTTGTCAACAAACTCGAAATCTGGCCGGATCACATGGGGACTTTCATTCTGATCATTGCATTGGGTTTTCTGCTCAGGTACCAGAAAACGAGAGCAGGACTATTTCAAGGGGTGCTCTTTTTAACCCTTTCTATCATTCTCTTATTCTATGACAAAGTGGTGGGATGGTTTGGCTTCATAGGAGGAAATGTGGAGACTGCATGGGAATTCTGGCCGATTATCATTATTGGAATCGGCGTCTACTTATTATTTATAAAGAAAAAATAA
- the hemB gene encoding porphobilinogen synthase gives MKDLHFNRHRRLRQSDHMRALVRETHLRKEDLIYPLFVVEGENIKNVVPSMPGVFHISLDNLKAEMDEVVSLGIKSIILFGVPAEKDETGTQAYHDHGIVQRATRFVKEHYPELVVIADTCLCQYTSHGHCGIVKDGKVLNDPTLDLLAKTAVSQAEAGADIIAPSNMMDGFVAAIRHGLDAAGYHDVPIMSYAVKYSSSFYGPFRDAAHSTPQFGDRRTYQMDPANRLEALREAQSDIEEGADFLIVKPALSYLDIMREVKDRFNAPVVAYNVSGEYSMVKAAAQNGWVNEQEIVMEKLTSMKRAGADLIITYFAKDVANWLS, from the coding sequence ATGAAAGATCTGCATTTTAATCGTCATCGCCGCCTGCGTCAATCAGATCATATGCGTGCGTTAGTAAGAGAAACTCATCTCAGAAAAGAAGATTTAATTTATCCACTGTTTGTAGTGGAAGGGGAAAATATTAAAAATGTCGTTCCTTCCATGCCAGGGGTTTTTCACATTTCCCTGGATAACTTAAAAGCAGAAATGGATGAAGTGGTTTCCTTAGGTATTAAATCCATTATTCTTTTCGGTGTTCCAGCTGAAAAAGATGAGACAGGAACACAAGCGTATCATGACCACGGAATCGTCCAAAGAGCAACCCGATTTGTGAAGGAACATTATCCTGAGCTTGTCGTCATTGCCGATACTTGTTTATGTCAATATACGAGCCACGGACATTGTGGAATCGTTAAAGATGGAAAAGTACTGAATGACCCTACGCTTGATCTATTAGCAAAAACGGCGGTCAGCCAGGCTGAAGCGGGAGCTGATATCATTGCTCCTTCGAATATGATGGATGGATTCGTTGCAGCGATCCGCCACGGATTAGACGCGGCGGGCTATCATGATGTGCCGATCATGTCATATGCCGTTAAGTACTCCTCAAGCTTCTATGGTCCATTCCGTGATGCAGCACACTCCACACCGCAATTTGGAGATCGCAGAACGTATCAGATGGACCCTGCGAATCGCCTCGAAGCGTTAAGAGAAGCACAGTCGGATATAGAAGAAGGCGCAGACTTCTTAATTGTCAAACCTGCCCTTTCCTATTTAGATATCATGCGGGAAGTGAAAGACCGTTTTAATGCGCCAGTTGTCGCTTATAATGTTAGTGGAGAGTACAGCATGGTGAAAGCAGCGGCTCAAAACGGCTGGGTAAACGAACAGGAAATCGTAATGGAAAAACTGACAAGCATGAAACGTGCGGGTGCAGACCTCATCATCACGTATTTTGCAAAAGATGTAGCGAATTGGTTATCCTAA
- a CDS encoding uroporphyrinogen-III synthase → MKGKGPLENIKVLITRGSEGSSETASLIEDVGGVPIVAPLLHFQPHEDEWETNLHTTIHTYEWIIFTSKNGVRFFLQALKRLQLDLSSFSGKFAAVGSKTEHYCKKNGIPVSFVPEHFTGDDFADEFISKVKPSGDVLIPKGNLARNVIASELASAGVSCQEWIVYETVLPEGCIGQLKDIIEEEKPDIITFTSSSTVHHFMKVVDQHRLHDKIQDIPIACIGPITRNTAEQYGLHVKICPSIYTVNEMVNEMKKFITNRSSQ, encoded by the coding sequence ATGAAGGGTAAAGGGCCTTTAGAAAACATAAAGGTTTTGATTACTCGCGGAAGTGAGGGATCCAGTGAAACGGCTTCCCTCATTGAAGACGTGGGAGGGGTTCCGATTGTGGCGCCGCTCCTTCATTTTCAACCTCATGAAGATGAGTGGGAAACGAATCTTCATACAACCATACATACGTACGAATGGATTATTTTCACCAGTAAAAATGGAGTGAGATTCTTTCTTCAAGCATTAAAACGATTACAGCTCGATTTATCTTCTTTTTCCGGGAAGTTTGCTGCAGTCGGAAGTAAAACGGAACACTATTGCAAGAAGAATGGAATCCCTGTTTCTTTCGTGCCTGAGCATTTTACAGGGGATGACTTTGCAGACGAATTCATTTCGAAGGTGAAGCCTTCAGGGGACGTCCTGATCCCAAAGGGGAACCTGGCAAGAAACGTCATTGCTTCAGAGCTCGCCTCTGCAGGGGTGTCCTGTCAGGAATGGATCGTCTATGAAACCGTCCTTCCAGAAGGGTGCATCGGTCAGTTGAAGGACATCATTGAAGAAGAGAAACCTGATATTATTACGTTTACCAGCTCATCAACCGTTCATCATTTTATGAAGGTGGTCGATCAGCACAGGCTTCATGATAAAATCCAGGATATACCCATTGCCTGCATTGGTCCCATTACAAGAAATACTGCTGAGCAGTACGGATTACATGTAAAAATCTGTCCAAGCATTTATACTGTAAATGAAATGGTAAACGAAATGAAAAAATTCATCACGAATAGATCATCACAATAA
- the yihA gene encoding ribosome biogenesis GTP-binding protein YihA/YsxC, translated as MKVNQVELVISAVRPEQYPGDILPEFALAGRSNVGKSSFINKMIGRKSMARISSKPGKTQTLNFYKIEETLYYVDVPGYGFAKVSKTEREAWGKMIETYITSREQLRAVILIVDLRHAPTNDDVMMYDFLKHHELPCIVIATKADKIPKGKWQKHLKVTRETLNMDKEDDLIMFSSETGLGKDKAWDAIKSYYK; from the coding sequence GTGAAAGTAAATCAAGTTGAGCTAGTCATCAGTGCAGTCAGGCCTGAACAATATCCTGGCGATATCCTTCCTGAGTTTGCCTTAGCGGGACGCTCCAACGTAGGGAAATCCTCATTCATCAATAAAATGATCGGTCGTAAGAGCATGGCAAGGATTTCATCCAAGCCGGGTAAAACCCAGACGCTGAACTTCTACAAAATAGAAGAAACCCTCTATTATGTGGACGTACCCGGTTACGGTTTTGCCAAAGTATCCAAAACGGAACGGGAAGCATGGGGAAAGATGATTGAAACTTACATCACCTCCCGTGAGCAGCTAAGGGCGGTCATCCTGATCGTGGACCTCCGTCATGCACCGACCAATGATGATGTGATGATGTACGATTTCCTCAAGCATCACGAGCTTCCTTGTATCGTCATCGCCACCAAAGCGGATAAGATCCCGAAAGGCAAATGGCAGAAGCACCTTAAAGTAACAAGAGAAACACTGAATATGGACAAAGAAGACGATCTCATCATGTTCTCTTCCGAAACAGGCCTTGGAAAAGACAAAGCCTGGGACGCCATCAAGTCGTACTATAAATAA
- a CDS encoding amino acid ABC transporter permease encodes MHFFETLTSTYDVFLKGMLLTFQLTFVSVLIAIVIGLFFAFLKISGIKPLELLADLYIFVVRGTPLIVQIFIFYFGLTSLNISGFWSVVMGLAFHNGAYIAEIFRGAIQSIDKGQMEAGRSLGMSLGLSMRRIILPQAFRRALPPLGNQFIIALKDSSLASFIGMFELFSVATTLGSNNFDYMTYLLVVAIYYLVLVLVFSTIVNIIEKRMSVSD; translated from the coding sequence ATGCACTTTTTTGAAACCTTAACAAGTACATATGATGTTTTTCTTAAAGGGATGTTATTAACATTCCAATTAACCTTTGTATCTGTTCTTATTGCGATTGTGATTGGATTGTTTTTCGCATTTCTCAAAATTTCCGGAATCAAGCCATTGGAACTTTTAGCGGATTTATATATTTTCGTCGTACGTGGAACACCATTGATTGTTCAAATCTTTATTTTCTACTTCGGATTAACTTCATTAAATATCTCAGGCTTCTGGTCTGTCGTGATGGGCCTTGCTTTCCATAATGGTGCCTATATCGCCGAGATTTTCCGTGGAGCCATTCAATCCATTGATAAAGGACAAATGGAAGCGGGCCGGTCCCTCGGGATGTCTCTTGGCTTATCCATGAGGAGGATCATTCTTCCACAGGCATTCAGACGTGCCCTGCCGCCACTGGGTAATCAGTTCATCATTGCATTAAAGGATTCATCTCTTGCATCATTCATAGGGATGTTCGAATTGTTCAGTGTGGCAACGACGCTTGGTTCCAACAACTTCGACTACATGACCTACCTGCTCGTTGTAGCGATCTATTATCTGGTACTGGTACTGGTATTCTCAACGATTGTCAATATTATAGAAAAACGGATGTCGGTTAGTGATTAA
- a CDS encoding transporter substrate-binding domain-containing protein gives MKNWKSLVLLVISVLLLSACGDKATTENGAKLVEEGKFIYAASGEFKPFSVTNNDGTMSGFDIEVAEAVAKEMGLEPEQKKFKFAGIVEGVKSGRFDAAVASHTITDERLKEVDFSTPYYYSGPQIFVRPDSSVETLDDLEGMEIAVSKGSTYAETAQEVTDNIQQYDSDVVALEALNKGKHDAVITDFITGKEAIAADLNIEARELIGRSEQAIAVSKENEALLDEVNKALETLREDGTLKKISEKYFNTDITSDPEEE, from the coding sequence GTGAAGAATTGGAAAAGCCTAGTCTTGTTAGTCATTTCTGTGCTTCTTCTATCAGCCTGCGGTGACAAAGCCACTACGGAAAATGGTGCGAAGTTAGTAGAGGAAGGCAAATTCATTTATGCAGCTTCAGGTGAATTTAAGCCATTCAGTGTAACAAATAATGATGGAACCATGTCAGGTTTCGATATTGAAGTGGCAGAAGCCGTTGCGAAAGAAATGGGTCTTGAACCTGAACAGAAGAAATTTAAGTTTGCGGGAATTGTAGAAGGAGTGAAATCGGGTCGTTTTGATGCGGCGGTTGCCAGCCATACGATCACGGATGAACGCTTGAAGGAAGTAGACTTCTCAACTCCTTATTATTATTCCGGCCCACAGATTTTCGTTCGTCCGGACAGTAGTGTAGAAACGCTTGATGACCTGGAAGGAATGGAGATTGCCGTTTCAAAGGGATCTACTTATGCAGAGACTGCCCAGGAAGTAACGGACAATATTCAACAATATGATAGTGACGTCGTCGCATTGGAAGCATTAAATAAGGGCAAGCATGATGCCGTTATCACCGACTTCATTACAGGGAAAGAAGCGATCGCTGCTGATTTGAATATCGAAGCGCGTGAGCTGATCGGCCGTAGTGAGCAAGCCATCGCTGTAAGCAAAGAGAACGAAGCGTTACTGGATGAAGTCAATAAAGCTCTAGAAACATTAAGAGAAGACGGTACACTCAAGAAAATCAGTGAAAAGTATTTCAATACAGACATCACATCAGATCCTGAAGAAGAGTAA
- a CDS encoding amino acid ABC transporter ATP-binding protein, with the protein MSVSQEMIKVEKLNKSFGDLHVLKDIDISVKESDVVCLIGASGSGKSTLLRCLNFLELKDNGKVVIEGDEVNQDTHDLNKIRQKVGMVFQHFYLFPHKTVLENVMEAPVYVKGVQKAQAKKDAKELLKKVGLGDKENVYPSKLSGGQKQRVAIARALAMKPEIMLFDEPTSALDPELVGEVLATMKELALEGMTMVVVTHEMGFAREVADWVVYMHDGRIVEVGPPQELFNAPKEQRTREFLDSVL; encoded by the coding sequence ATGAGTGTGAGTCAGGAAATGATTAAAGTTGAAAAATTAAATAAATCCTTTGGTGATTTACATGTATTGAAGGACATTGATATCAGCGTAAAGGAAAGTGATGTGGTTTGCCTCATTGGAGCCAGTGGGTCAGGGAAGAGTACATTGCTCCGCTGCTTAAACTTCCTGGAACTGAAAGACAATGGAAAGGTTGTCATCGAGGGCGATGAAGTCAACCAGGATACACATGATTTAAATAAAATCCGTCAAAAAGTAGGGATGGTGTTTCAACATTTCTACCTTTTCCCTCACAAGACGGTCCTGGAAAATGTGATGGAAGCACCTGTTTACGTAAAAGGTGTGCAAAAGGCCCAAGCAAAAAAGGATGCGAAAGAATTATTAAAGAAGGTTGGACTTGGGGATAAGGAAAATGTATATCCATCCAAGCTATCCGGTGGACAGAAACAGCGTGTGGCCATTGCAAGGGCACTTGCCATGAAGCCTGAAATTATGCTCTTCGATGAACCCACCTCTGCACTGGACCCTGAATTGGTCGGAGAGGTTTTGGCAACCATGAAGGAGCTTGCTTTAGAGGGGATGACGATGGTCGTCGTGACCCATGAAATGGGGTTTGCCCGCGAGGTTGCCGATTGGGTCGTGTATATGCACGATGGCAGGATCGTGGAAGTGGGACCTCCCCAGGAATTATTCAACGCTCCAAAAGAGCAGCGGACGAGAGAATTTCTGGATTCAGTTCTATAA
- the hemA gene encoding glutamyl-tRNA reductase, whose protein sequence is MYTIVVGLNYKTAPVEIRERLSFNETDLPFAMKALKEKKSILENVIVSTCNRTEVYAVVDQLHTGRYYIKDFLSQWFDIDKEEFTPYLFIYEQEGAVEHLFKVACGLNSMVLGETQILGQIRSSFLNAQESGATGTVFNHLFKQAVTVAKKGHSETDIGSNAVSVSYAAVELAKKVFGSLEKKHVLILGAGKMGELAIQNLHGSGATKVTVINRTFEKAQTLADRFSGNAKTLKELQCALVEADIMISSTGAKDFVITKEMMSHVESMRKGRPLFMVDIAVPRDLDPSIGELESVFLYDIDDLEGIVQANLAERKKAAEEIEIMIEAEIVAFKEWLNMLGVVPVISALRQKALSIQAETMESIERKMPDLTDRERKVLNKHTKSIINQLLKDPILQAKEFAGLPDAEDKLDLFINIFNIEQQVQEQKQVKAANEKTESDLKLVPQPSFQA, encoded by the coding sequence ATGTATACAATAGTCGTTGGTTTGAATTACAAAACGGCCCCTGTTGAGATTCGTGAGCGTTTATCATTCAATGAAACTGATCTTCCTTTCGCTATGAAAGCCTTAAAGGAAAAGAAGAGCATTCTGGAAAATGTGATTGTTTCTACATGTAATAGAACGGAAGTCTATGCAGTAGTGGATCAGCTTCATACAGGTCGTTATTATATTAAAGATTTCTTATCTCAATGGTTCGATATAGATAAAGAGGAGTTCACGCCTTATCTGTTCATTTATGAACAAGAAGGAGCAGTCGAACACCTTTTTAAAGTTGCGTGCGGATTGAATTCAATGGTGTTGGGGGAAACCCAGATCCTCGGACAAATTCGTTCAAGCTTCCTGAATGCACAGGAGTCAGGAGCGACTGGTACAGTATTTAATCATCTGTTCAAGCAGGCAGTGACGGTAGCCAAAAAGGGTCACTCTGAAACAGATATTGGTTCCAATGCTGTGTCTGTCAGCTATGCAGCCGTTGAATTAGCTAAAAAAGTATTCGGCAGCCTGGAGAAAAAGCATGTTCTTATTCTTGGTGCCGGTAAAATGGGAGAACTAGCGATCCAAAACCTTCATGGCAGCGGAGCCACTAAAGTGACGGTCATTAATCGTACGTTTGAAAAGGCTCAAACCTTGGCAGACCGTTTCAGTGGTAATGCGAAAACACTGAAGGAGCTTCAATGTGCCCTTGTAGAGGCTGATATTATGATCAGTTCTACCGGTGCAAAGGATTTTGTCATAACAAAAGAGATGATGTCACATGTCGAAAGCATGAGAAAGGGCCGTCCTCTTTTCATGGTGGACATTGCGGTGCCTCGTGACCTGGATCCTTCCATCGGAGAATTAGAAAGTGTTTTCCTTTATGATATCGACGATTTAGAAGGCATCGTTCAAGCGAACCTGGCTGAGCGTAAGAAAGCCGCTGAGGAAATCGAAATCATGATTGAAGCTGAAATTGTAGCTTTTAAAGAGTGGTTGAATATGCTTGGGGTCGTTCCGGTTATTTCAGCACTGCGACAAAAAGCACTCTCCATACAAGCTGAAACGATGGAAAGCATCGAACGGAAAATGCCTGACTTAACTGATCGTGAGAGAAAAGTGTTAAATAAGCATACGAAGAGTATCATCAATCAACTGTTGAAGGATCCGATCCTTCAGGCGAAGGAATTCGCCGGTCTTCCTGATGCTGAAGATAAACTGGATTTATTCATCAATATCTTTAATATTGAACAACAAGTGCAAGAGCAGAAACAAGTGAAAGCAGCCAATGAAAAGACTGAGAGCGATCTTAAGCTTGTACCACAACCTTCTTTTCAAGCATAA
- the hemC gene encoding hydroxymethylbilane synthase: MRKIIVGSRRSKLALTQTNWVINQLKALDPSYVFEVKEIVTKGDQILDVTLSKVGGKGLFVKEIEQAMLDKEIDMAVHSMKDMPAVLPEGLTIGCIPIREDHRDAFISKNHVALKDLPGGAIIGTSSLRRGAQILSVRPDLEIKWIRGNIDTRLTKLKNEDYDAIILAAAGLSRMGWTSDVVTEFLDPDLCLPAVGQGALSIECREDDSELLELLQKFACVETTETVTAERAFLHKMEGGCQVPIAGFAELKDNGDVALTGLVASPDGKTIYKEYMVGQNPQQVGERVAESLTDLGAKALIDQVKEELDQ, from the coding sequence ATGAGAAAAATCATTGTTGGATCAAGAAGAAGTAAATTAGCACTGACACAAACAAATTGGGTGATCAATCAGTTGAAAGCACTGGATCCCTCTTACGTATTCGAAGTGAAGGAAATCGTTACAAAAGGTGATCAGATCCTTGATGTCACCTTGTCAAAAGTCGGTGGAAAAGGCTTGTTTGTTAAAGAAATTGAGCAAGCGATGCTGGATAAAGAAATCGATATGGCCGTTCATAGTATGAAAGACATGCCTGCGGTTTTACCTGAAGGACTGACCATCGGATGTATACCGATTCGCGAGGATCACCGTGATGCTTTCATCAGTAAAAATCATGTGGCACTTAAAGATTTACCGGGTGGTGCAATCATAGGAACGAGCAGTCTGCGCAGAGGAGCACAGATTTTATCCGTTCGTCCAGATCTTGAAATCAAATGGATCCGTGGAAATATCGATACGCGCTTAACGAAGCTTAAAAATGAGGATTACGACGCGATCATCCTAGCAGCGGCAGGGTTATCACGTATGGGCTGGACATCAGATGTTGTAACGGAATTCCTTGATCCGGACCTTTGTCTGCCTGCAGTCGGACAAGGTGCGTTATCCATTGAATGCAGGGAAGATGATTCTGAGTTGCTTGAGCTTCTTCAGAAGTTTGCTTGTGTTGAGACGACTGAGACCGTTACGGCTGAAAGAGCGTTCCTTCATAAAATGGAAGGCGGATGTCAGGTGCCGATTGCTGGATTTGCCGAGCTGAAAGATAATGGGGACGTAGCTTTAACCGGGCTTGTAGCTTCACCTGATGGGAAAACGATTTATAAAGAATATATGGTGGGACAAAACCCTCAGCAAGTAGGGGAAAGAGTCGCTGAAAGCTTAACAGACCTGGGAGCTAAGGCTTTAATCGATCAGGTGAAAGAGGAGCTAGATCAATAA
- a CDS encoding cytochrome c biogenesis protein: MFEQTMTRLHELMIVLYAISILFYFIDFLNKNRKANLFAFWLLAIVWILQTIFLFLYMMNTGRFPVLTIFEGLYFYAWVLITLSLVINRLLRVDFTVFFTNVLGFIIMAIHTFAPVQVESQAMAEQLVSELLLIHITMAILSYGAFSLSFVFSLLYLLQFKLLKEKKWGQRLWRISDLSKLEKISYISNSIGVAMLLLSLILGLQWAYIKLPDFIWYDPKIVGSFILLILYSSYLYLRIKKNVFGKSLAFLNVAAFLIILINFFLGSRLSSFHFWYS, encoded by the coding sequence ATGTTTGAACAAACGATGACTAGGCTGCACGAACTTATGATTGTTCTGTATGCTATTAGTATTCTCTTTTACTTTATAGATTTCTTAAACAAAAACCGGAAGGCGAATCTGTTTGCCTTCTGGTTACTTGCGATTGTTTGGATCCTTCAAACAATCTTTTTATTTCTATACATGATGAATACAGGCAGGTTTCCGGTCCTCACCATCTTTGAGGGACTTTATTTTTATGCCTGGGTCCTCATCACCCTGTCACTTGTCATCAATCGATTATTAAGAGTGGACTTTACGGTGTTCTTCACAAATGTACTGGGATTCATCATCATGGCGATCCATACGTTTGCACCGGTACAGGTAGAGTCACAGGCGATGGCAGAACAGCTCGTATCTGAACTATTGTTGATTCATATTACGATGGCCATCCTTTCATATGGAGCCTTTTCACTATCCTTTGTGTTTTCCCTGCTTTACCTCCTGCAATTTAAATTATTAAAGGAGAAAAAATGGGGACAAAGGTTATGGAGAATCAGTGATTTGTCCAAACTTGAGAAGATTTCCTATATATCGAACTCCATTGGTGTAGCCATGCTTCTATTGAGCTTGATACTGGGGCTGCAATGGGCATACATTAAACTGCCGGATTTCATTTGGTATGATCCGAAAATAGTAGGCTCATTCATTCTATTAATTTTATATAGTAGTTATTTGTATCTTCGCATTAAAAAAAATGTATTTGGTAAGTCATTAGCATTTCTTAATGTTGCAGCCTTTTTGATCATTTTAATTAACTTTTTCCTGGGCAGTAGGTTGTCTTCATTTCATTTCTGGTATTCATAA